A single region of the Alosa alosa isolate M-15738 ecotype Scorff River chromosome 6, AALO_Geno_1.1, whole genome shotgun sequence genome encodes:
- the scaf1 gene encoding LOW QUALITY PROTEIN: splicing factor, arginine/serine-rich 19 (The sequence of the model RefSeq protein was modified relative to this genomic sequence to represent the inferred CDS: inserted 2 bases in 1 codon; deleted 1 base in 1 codon) — MGTDEDYKGAGLPEPKTGEENKECTEKEGNEDEEHNSQRRSKTALRCNQETGEILVDEPSELGASVVAIETPSFWIPAQSSSLQLVDSGDIEVELTAEVQVEEGSTLAFLSSLAPFAGNRKIGLHSSHPHSRLMKELLMLGCPSFAPSPRVTGSTPAPGPRMRPTSALAKSPLPSSPSSSPSSPSSPPSSPSSLPSSSSSSPGGAGTGYHDTDDRGHSGAGGITNATGDVVSSTSSSLGPSHSLNDPRPFSSNPMFHRLGPPTQPDGDSQREASETEIYDPFQPTDGETEQERPKPLEEEEDDEEDKYDPFQPTGSPASEERDERGSEGEGPLGSPNGNAVNQMNDIETEGLDVSQGSPPDSTEATAAAATSASAPSPCSSPTPPAPVVTYSPQPPQRRRSLRDGGREQRRMRERREDSEHSEIEEGEIVGAAGDKERWRERAAVVDDAHGGLPGLGLGMGMKTERILRVMEGDGFVSVCTEATWEQEPPPPVVGVGDLRRKLTSRRKERFRSCPVSVTLTPPLPLPSPMPPTVAMPSPSPPASPSLSLSTDREKSRKPSKSSRERERRKLKETKAIEKEKRKKRKEEKEGSRERKERERERRSEKEERQKDERTRRSSRSSSRKRKRRKHSSPEASQNSAARHTHSRRRSWSSHSDDHHRDRERERDGERDRERERERQRERDRERDQDRDRDRTRDREKERDRGRDRDRERGRRDRSRDSRGKSRVKREREDGEQGSSSRERGSMKRSKSSRERREDTREPDRHRDRERDNRRDGRPVVPPSIQDLNGSDLFAIKRTITVTTTTTTTTVPGSPGQGQRSSLSPASGLSHKRKRKRRRRSDEEEQEEEERSRRRGSRSRHASLSPMLYHGYESDRFSERQEADMLSLDGEALDSDYPSLEDSPLLPRSPEPPPSPPPKSSSPPAKVSGRRDKKKSHASGKKASQPSESASLRAKAKSKHLTSSSSPPLSPTGALAPSLPLTAASSAKRTRKKKEKEREKGAKKESGRSGHSKKPGSKKAKLQSKVSVLVREGVSSTTGTSAAPGSAGKLAMDRMGPSGVAGVGGGGSSSVVGGSIAVVFRRDNESRSPFLKPCSEPLSLQSRGGGGKDPGKAGGQQQSRVGETPLSSQPPPHPPPPCSTSGLLGAGRLGKKSADRAGARHSGEAKAPPPGGSLPKPSSPPALLPAPTPSSSSSSSSSSTSALPPSSSPPHTPPLSLPLPSRDARDSSPDSQTVDSSCKTPEPSFLPEESQSDRRPXQPAPTPSTAGGSAAQSAPGAKPLLLDEQKTSPPCSTSSGSAAPSLPLSLPPSATTPAVVSSVALSGRPWAGPPPPPPRGPPHALSLWQRREDCTWGGVAQITALLFKMEEANIASRAKAHEFIQATSQILSQANQNQAQQHAPSSSSTSSSSSQAPPLSSLAQSSGPNPAQFILHSSLPLVGCTKTPPTHLLPGLSLGGGCAQTPPPPSLPPGMGGTSEGAWDGDSKDPDKYLKKLHTQERAVEEVKLAIKPYYQRKDINKDEYKDILRKAVHKICHSRTGEINPVKVSNLVKLYVQRYKYFRKHGRKMDDERDGDRDSGAMHSP, encoded by the exons ATGGGGACAGACGAAGACTATAAAGGGGCTGGCCTCCCCGAACCAAAG acaggagaggagaacaaaGAATGTACTGAAAAGGAAGGAAATGAGGATGAAGAACATAACTCTCAGAGGAGAAGCAAAACGGCCTTGAGATGTAACCAAGAAACTGGAGAGATCCTAGTTGACGAACCTAGTGAACTG GGTGCTTCCGTGGTTGCCATAGAGACCCCGTCCTTTTGGATCCCTGCACAGTCCTCATCGTTACAGCTGGTTGATAG TGGTGACATTGAAGTAGAGCTTACTGCAGAGGTGCAGGTAGAAGAAGGATCAACCCTTGCTTTTCTGTCATCCTTGGCCCCGTTTGCTGGCAACCGGAAGATTG GCCTTCACTCCTCTCACCCCCACTCCAGACTGATGAAGGAGCTTCTGATGCTGGGCTGCCCCTCATTTGCTCCTTCTCCTCGGGTCACAGGCTCCACTCCAGCCCCTGGCCCGAGGATGAGGCCTACATCTGCCCTTGCCAAGAGCCCGCTGCCCTCCTCACCCTCcagctccccctcctccccttcttcCCCTCCATCATCACCTTCCTCCTTACCGTCATCATCCTCTTCATCACCCGGGGGAGCCGGCACTGGTTACCATGACACTGATGACAGAGGCCACTCGGGCGCCGGTGGAATCACCAATGCGACAGGTGACGTGGTATCCTCTACCTCTTCCTCCCTGGGCCCTTCCCACTCACTCAATGACCCGCGCCCCTTCTCCTCCAATCCCATGTTCCATCGCCTGGGCCCTCCCACGCAACCGGATGGCGACTCTCAAAGAGAAGCTTCCGAGACGGAGATCTATGACCCCTTCCAGCCCACGGACGGAGAAACGGAGCAAGAGCGGCCAAAACccctggaggaagaggaggacgatGAGGAGGATAAATATGACCCCTTCCAGCCAACAGGCTCCCCAGCCTCGGAGGAGCGCGACGAGAGAGGCTCGGAAGGAGAGGGGCCACTGGGAAGCCCCAATGGCAACGCTGTGAACCAGATGAACGACATTGAGACGGAGGGGCTGGACGTCTCGCAGGGGTCCCCTCCAGACTCGACGGAGGcgacagctgcagcagcaacctcGGCTTCGGCTCCCTCCCCCTGCTCTAGCCCAACCCCTCCGGCACCTGTCGTGACCTACAGCCCGCAGCCGCCCCAGAGGAGGCGGTCACTCCGGGACGGTGGGCGGGAGCAGCGGCGGATGCGCGAGCGGAGAGAGGACTCGGAGCACTCGGAGATCGAGGAGGGCGAGATTGTGGGGGCCGCTGGCGACAAGGAGAGGTGGCGGGAGCGGGCGGCGGTGGTGGACGATGCGCACGGCGGGCTCCCGGGGCTCGGGCTCGGCATGGGGATGAAGACGGAGCGCATCCTGCGGGTCATGGAGGGCGACGGCTTCGTGTCCGTCTGTACGGAGGCCACCTGGGAGCAGGAGCCTCCACCGCCAGTGGTGGGCGTCGGGGACCTGCGGAGGAAGCTGACCAGCCGCAGGAAGGAGCGCTTCCGCTCCTGCCCCGTGTCCGTTACTCTGACACCTCCACTCCCGCTGCCGTCTCCGATGCCCCCCACTGTCGCCATGCCATCACCCTCGCCTccagcctccccctccctctccctctcgacTGACCGCGAGAAGAGCCGGAAGCCCTCCAAGAGCTCCCGGGAGCGCGAGCGGCGCAAGCTGAAGGAGACTAAGGCCatagagaaggagaaaaggaagaagaggaaggaggagaaagagggcagCCGGGAgcggaaggagagagagcgggagaggaggagcgagaaggaggagaggcagaaggacgagaggacgaggaggagcaGTAGGAGCTCCAGCcgcaagaggaagaggagaaagcaTAGCAGCCCGGAGGCTTCCCAGAATTCCGcagcccgacacacacactcgaggCGGCGGTCCTGGTCCAGCCATTCGGATGATCACCAcagggacagggagagggagagagatggagagcgagaccgggagcgagagagggagagacaacgAGAGCGGGATCGTGAACGGGACCAAGACCGAGACCGAGATAGAACTAGAGAccgggagaaggagagggacagaggtcGAGACAGAGACCGGGAAAGGGGCAGAAGGGACCGGAGCAGAGACTCCCGAGGGAAGAGCAGGGTAAAGAGAGAGCGGGAGGATGGGGAGCAGGGCTCCAGCAGCCGGGAGAGGGGCAGCATGAAGCGGTCCaagagcagcagagagaggcGGGAGGACACGCGGGAGCCGGACAGACACCGGGACCGAGAGAGGGACAATAGGAGAGACGGACGGCCAGTCGTGCCGCCGTCCATCCAGGATCTGAACGGGTCCGATCTGTTCGCCATCAAGCGCACCATCACAGTCACCACGACGACCACCACAACGACCGTGCCGGGGTCACCGGGGCAAGGCCAGCGGTCGTCCCTCAGCCCGGCCTCGGGCCTGTCTCACAAgcggaagaggaagaggagaaggcgCTCCGAcgaggaagagcaggaggaggaggagcgctCGAGGAGACGGGGCAGTCGCTCGCGCCACGCCTCCCTCTCACCTATGCTCTACCACGGCTACGAGTCGGACCGCTTTTCCGAGCGGCAGGAGGCGGACATGCTGTCGCTGGACGGCGAGGCGCTGGACTCGGACTACCCCTCGCTGGAGGACTCTCCGCTATTGCCACGGTCACCTGAGCCCCCGCCATCCCCACCTCCCAAGAGCAGCAGCCCGCCGGCCAAAGTCTCCGGCCGCCGGGACAAGAAGAAGTCGCACGCCTCCGGCAAGAAAGCCAGCCAGCCGTCGGAGTCTGCATCACTCCGCGCCAAAGCCAAAAGCAAACACCTGACCTCGTCATCGTCTCCGCCCCTCTCGCCCACGGGCGCCCTCGCGCCATCCCTGCCGCTGACCGCTGCTTCCTCAGCCAAACGTACcaggaagaagaaggagaaggagcgGGAAAAGGGGGCCAAGAAGGAGTCTGGCCGCTCGGGCCACTCCAAGAAGCCAGGCAGCAAGAAGGCCAAGCTGCAGTCCAAGGTGTCGGTGCTGGTGCGGGAGGGGGTGAGCAGCACCACGGGCACGTCTGCCGCCCCAGGGTCTGCTGGGAAGCTGGCCATGGACCGCATGGGCCCAAGCGGGGTGGCTGGAGTGGGCGGCGGTGGCTCGTCCTCTGTGGTGGGCGGCTCCATCGCCGTGGTGTTCCGACGGGACAACGAGAGCCGCTCGCCGTTCCTGAAGCCGTGCTCGGAACCTCTGTCTCTGCAGTCACGCGGCGGGGGTGGTAAAGACCCCGGTAAGGCCGGCGGGCAGCAGCAGTCGCGAGTAGGAGAAACGCCCCTGTCCAGCCAGC CACCTCCTCATCCACCTCCTCCCTGCTCCACCTCGGGGCTGCTGGGCGCCGGGCGCCTCGGGAAGAAGTCCGCGGACAGAGCGGGCGCTCGCCACAGCGGAGAGGCCAAAGCCCCGCCACCGGGAGGCTCGCTGCCCAAACCCTCCAGCCCGCCCGCCTTGCTCCCGgcccccaccccttcctcctcctcctcatcctcctcctcctccaccagcgCGCTGCCGCCCTCCTCCTCGCCCCCGCACACGCCGCCCCTCTCCCTGCCACTGCCGTCCCGGGACGCCCGCGACTCCAGCCCGGACTCGCAGACAGTGGACAGCAGCTGCAAGACCCCCGAGCCCTCCTTCTTGCCAGAGGAGTCCCAGAGCGACCGCCGCCC CCAGCCCGCCCCCACGCCTTCCACCGCCGGGGGCAGTGCTGCCCAGTCGGCCCCCGGCGCCAAGCCCCTTCTCTTGGACGAGCAGAAGACCTCGCCCCCCTGCTCCACCTCGTCGGGCTCGGCGGCTCCCTCGCTCCCACTCTCCCTGCCACCCTCAGCCACGACCCCTGCCGTTGTTTCGTCCGTTGCC CTTAGTGGGCGCCCCTGGGCCGggcctcccccacctccacctcgcGGGCCCCCCCATGCCCTGAGTCTGTGGCAGAGACGGGAGGACTGCACTTGGGGTGGGGTAGCTCAGA TAACTGCACTCCTGTTTAAGATGGAGGAGGCCAATATTGCCAGCCGCGCCAAAGCACATGAGTTCATTCAAGCCACAAGTCAG ATTCTCTCACAGGCCAACCAGAACCAGGCCCAGCAGCAcgccccctcctcttcctccacctcttcctcctcatcccaaGCCCCTCCTCTATCTTCACTAGCCCAATCCTCTGGTCCCAATCCAGCACAGTTCATTCTTCACAGCTCTCTCCCACTGGTTGGATGCACCAAAACTCCTCCCACACATCTGCTACCTGGGCTTTCATTGGGTGGTGGATGTGCACAAACTCCACCCCCTCCCAGTTTGCCTCCAGGGATGGGAGGAACGAGTGAAGGAGCCTGGGATGGGGACAGTAAAGATCCCGACAAG TACCTGAAGAAGCTGCACACACAGGAGCGTGCGGTGGAGGAGGTCAAGCTGGCCATCAAGCCATATTATCAGCGCAAGGACATCAATAAGGACGAATACAAGGACATCCTGAGGAAAGCTGTACACAAG ATCTGCCACAGCCGGACAGGCGAGATCAACCCAGTTAAAGTGAGCAACCTGGTCAAGCTCTACGTGCAGCGCTACAAATACTTCCGTAAGCATGGCCGAAAGATGGACGACGAGCGCGATGGCGACCGGGACTCCGGCGCCATGCATTCCCCGTGA
- the LOC125296538 gene encoding insulin: protein MKFTAQLNFCLLMLIHVCVQSMELPPVPAAGGRMSGLSALLLLLCCVSLAPGSPHAFAVSLRARRLCGVHLVDALLFVCGDRGLFYQPGRRVREEDIRIMMDNVPSVEKTRLALANSRGGPTVSKRGIVEQCCHFYCDFYDLENYCNNT from the exons ATGAAGTTCACTGCACAACTGAACTTCTGTCTTTTGATGCTTATTCATGTATGTGTTCAATCTATGGAACTACCCCCTGTGCCAGCGGCTGGAGGAAGAATGTCCGGTCTCAGTGctctgttgctgctgctctgctgcgTGTCTCTGGCGCCAGGCTCCCCTCACGCATTCGCGGTCTCCCTCCGGGCTCGCCGGCTGTGCGGGGTGCACCTGGTGGACGCCCTGCTGTTTGTCTGCGGTGACAGGGGGCTCTTCTACCAGCCAGGACGACGGGTCAGAGAAGAAGACATAC GTATCATGATGGACAATGTTCCTTCTGTTGAAAAGACCAGATTGGCCCTGGCCAATAGCAGAGGAGGACCCACTGTATCAAAAAGAGGCATTGTCGAACAGTGCTGTCACTTTTACTGTGACTTCTATGACCTGGAGAATTACTGTAACAATACATAA